Below is a window of Moorella thermoacetica DNA.
ACGGGAAAGTCAAGGAGGTCATCCTGGCCACTAATGCCGATGTCGAGGGGGAATCGACGGCCCTTTACTTGGACAAACTGCTGAAAACCCTGGGGGTAAAGGTTACCCGCCTGGCCTACGGCTTGCCCGTCGGCGGCGATCTGGAATACGCTGATGAGGTTACCCTGGCCCGGGCCTTTGCCGGCCGCCACGAACTAGAATAAAATTGGGATAGAGCAAAAAGTTGGCAAGAAATAATTCCCAGCTGCATATCCTATCACCAAAGGCAGTTGGGAGGTGGCCGGTTTTATGGAACTGGGACCGAGGGAAGAATTAGAAAAAATGGCTGAAGCCATCAGAGAAGCCAGGGAGGAATGGCTGGCGGCCCAGCGTTTTTTTGCCGAAGTTACGGAACCGGACCTGGTTGATCAGGCCATCTACCGGCTGGAGGCTGCAGAAAGAAGGTATATGTACCTGTGGAAAGTAGTCCGTAACCGGGGACAGGCCTTGCATAATTTCGATCTGTAGGGGGTAGTAGCCGTGGCAGGCGATACCATCCAGCTCCTTTTTGCTGCCCTGTTCCTGCTCTTCCTGATTTATCTCCTGGGCAGTATTTTTTTAAAACCCCTGAAGCTGGTCTTGAAAATCATAATCAACTCCTTCTTTGGCCTGCTAATCCTCTGGGCCTTTAATTTCTTCGGTGCCTATTTTCACTTTTTTATCCCTTTAAACTGGCTCACAGTCTTAATTGCCGGTTTTCTGGGCCTGCCAGGCCTGGTCTTGCTGATTTTTTTACGCCTGGTACTGGGAGCCTGAGGCCGGAGCTGATAGGCCAACAAACTGAATCTGGTTTTTACTTTAAGCCCGGTTGCCCCGGGTTTTTATTTTCCTTTCATACTCGGCCCGATAATGAAACATACTAAAGGCGAGGTGAGGGCCGGCGCGCATTGTAGAGGCTTATGTAGGCGAATACGGCAGCGGCAAATCGGAAAACGCTATTAACCGGGCTGTCTATTTACGCAGGCAGGGCCGGGTAGTCACCCTGGCCGACCTGGATACCGTAGAACCATGTTATACCCTGCGACCCCTAAAAAAAGAACTAGAAGAGCAAGGCATAGAG
It encodes the following:
- a CDS encoding DUF2508 family protein, encoding MELGPREELEKMAEAIREAREEWLAAQRFFAEVTEPDLVDQAIYRLEAAERRYMYLWKVVRNRGQALHNFDL
- a CDS encoding pro-sigmaK processing inhibitor BofA family protein, which gives rise to MAGDTIQLLFAALFLLFLIYLLGSIFLKPLKLVLKIIINSFFGLLILWAFNFFGAYFHFFIPLNWLTVLIAGFLGLPGLVLLIFLRLVLGA